The following proteins are encoded in a genomic region of Glycine soja cultivar W05 chromosome 17, ASM419377v2, whole genome shotgun sequence:
- the LOC114391629 gene encoding uncharacterized protein LOC114391629 has translation MDEFEMSDLGELSYFLGIEFVSTSKGIFMHQKKYAEDILKRFNMMDCNSVITLTETGIKLQIDGDEKEVDPTLFMEKPKTPHFLAAKRILRYVKGTLDLGILYPYSQKNIEGEVFGYSDSDWCGDQDDRKSTTGYVFKFGTSPISWCSKKQSVVVLSTCEAEYIAAAMAACQALWQPVKLYGWKL, from the exons ATGGATGAATTTGAGATGTCTGATCTTGGTGAACTATCATACTTCCTGGGTATTGAATTTGTTTCTACCAGTAAAGggattttcatgcatcaaaagaaGTATGCAGAAGACATCCTAAAGAGGTTCAATATGATGGATTGCAATTCTGTTATCACACTAACTGAAACTGGAATTAAGCTGCAAATAGATGGGGATGAGAAAGAAGTTGATCCTACCTT GTTTATGGAGAAACCAAAGACACCTCACTTCTTGGCAGCAAAGAGGATTCTGAGGTATGTGAAAGGAACATTGGATCTTGGTATTTTATATCCTTACAGTCAGAAGAATATAGAAGGAGAAGTGTTTGGTTATAGTGATTCAGATTGGTGTGGTGATCAGgatgatagaaaaagcactactggttatgttttcaaatttggaaCATCACCAATCTCTTGGTGCTCAAAGAAGCAGAGTGTAGTTGTTTTGTCAACATGTGAAGCAGAATATATTGCTGCTGCTATGGCAGCCTGTCAAGCTCTATGGCAGCCTGTCAAGCTCTATGGCTGGAAGCTTTAA